In Longimicrobium sp., the DNA window CCAGCGCCGTGGCCAGGGAGCTGCGCCGCCGCCTCGGCATCTCCCGCAACGACGCCTACCGCATCGCCCAGGAGGCTGCGGAAGCCACGTAGGGTCGAGGCCTGCCTCGACCGTGCCGACCCCGCACCGATCCTGGCCCGATACCCGGAAGCTCGCCCCACAGCCTTACGCGGTTCGCGAGGCTTCCTGCAGTTGTTGCCGCGGATTCATCCGCCCTGGGCCGGGAGCCAGTCCATGTCCGCCGACCTCCGCCCTCCCGCCGCCGTGCGGGCCGACTTCGACCGCATCGCGCTCGCGACCGAGCGGGCGCGCGGGGCGGACTTCGAGGACGACCTCTACCACGACGTCCTCCTCCGCCACGTCCCGCGGCCGTGCGGCGCCGCGCTCGAGGTCGGCTGCGGGGCGGGCGGCGTCACGCGGCGGCTGGCGGAGCGCGCGGATTCCGTCCTGGGCGTCGACCTCTCGCCGGAGATGATCCGCATCGCCCGCGAGCGCTCGGCCGGGCTCGGCAACGTCGAGTTCCGCGTGGCCGACTGGCTGGCGTGGGAGGCGCCGGCGGAGGCGTTCGACTGCGTGGCCTCCATCGCCACGCTCCACCATCTCCCGGTGGCCGACGCCGTGCGGAAGATGAAGCGCGCGCTCCGTCCCGGCGGCACGC includes these proteins:
- a CDS encoding class I SAM-dependent methyltransferase, whose translation is MSADLRPPAAVRADFDRIALATERARGADFEDDLYHDVLLRHVPRPCGAALEVGCGAGGVTRRLAERADSVLGVDLSPEMIRIARERSAGLGNVEFRVADWLAWEAPAEAFDCVASIATLHHLPVADAVRKMKRALRPGGTLLLLDLLHRPGVRGLPANVLAALVRRMRRVRRGRLLLPAELRAAWNAHGRGETYPRMAEVRALCAAELPGADVREHLVWRWSAVWRKPA